In Helianthus annuus cultivar XRQ/B chromosome 9, HanXRQr2.0-SUNRISE, whole genome shotgun sequence, the following are encoded in one genomic region:
- the LOC110875879 gene encoding uncharacterized protein LOC110875879, with product MGRGHMVLFFPQTLTGLARVWFDSLAVGALASFEQLQAKFLAHFSQQRCHKCHSTDAMNIWRGDNESLESFVIRYNKECLEISGITDQMARNHFILAVKDNEMVMTISGKEGLPEKWDDIMAAVKTYAQTQRSLKPHTAKAQPHAEGQSSRQDAKRNKRNRDTWNHGNDSNPYVPRAYQPDARKTINTQREQRASKKESRDRN from the coding sequence ATGGGACGAGGCCACATGGTGCTATTTTTTCCCCAGACCCTCACTGGATTAGCGAGGGTCTGGTTCGATTCTTTGGCAGTTGGAGCGCTGGcttcatttgaacaactgcaAGCAAAATTTCTTGCACACTTCAGCCAACAACGATGTCACAAATGTCATTCAACGGACGCCATGAACATCTGGCGCGGAGACAACGAAAGCCTGGAATCTTTCGTTATCCGCTACAATAAAGAATGCCTTGAGATCAGTGGGATAACAGATCAAATGGCCCGCAACCATTTCATTTTAGCCGTCAAGGACAATGAAATGGTGATGACCATCTcgggcaaggagggcttgccagAAAAGTGGGACGACATCATGGCCGCGGTCAAGACGTACGCCCAAACTCAGCGGTCTCTCAAACCGCACACTGCCAAGGCACAGCCCCACGCGGAAGGTCAATCCTCCCGCCAAGACGCCAAGCGCAACAAGCGCAACCGGGACACATGGAATCATGGCAACGATTCCAATCCTTACGTCCCGCGCGCCTACCAGCCCGACGCAAGAAAAACGATCAATACCCAACGCGAACAACGGGCATCAAAGAaggaatctcgggaccgcaattAG